In the Bos taurus isolate L1 Dominette 01449 registration number 42190680 breed Hereford chromosome 21, ARS-UCD2.0, whole genome shotgun sequence genome, one interval contains:
- the ARRDC4 gene encoding arrestin domain-containing protein 4, producing the protein MGGEAGSAAAAAGSEGRVKSLGLVFEDERKGCYSSGETVAGHVLLEAAEPVALRALRLEAQGRATASWGSSAGAAAPAAASEVEYLNVCLSLREPPAGEGILLLQPGKHEFPFSFQLPSEPLVTSFTGKYGSIQYCVRAILERPQAPDQSVKRELQVVSHIDVNTPALLTPVLKTQEKMVGCWFFTSGPVSLSAKIERKGYCNGEAIPIYAEIENCSSRLIVPKAAIFQTQTYLASGKTKTVRLMVANVRGNHIASGSTDTWNGKTLKIPPVTPSILDCCIIRVHYSLAVYIHIPGAKKLMLELPLVIGTVPYNGFGSRNSSVASQFIMDMSWLTLTLPEQPEAPPNYADVVSEEEFSQHVPPYPQPPNCEGESCCPMFACIQEFRFQPPPLYSEVDPHPSDVEETQPVSFIL; encoded by the exons ATGGGCGGCGAGGCGGGGTCcgcggcagcggcggcgggcTCCGAGGGCCGCGTGAAGAGCCTGGGTCTGGTGTTCGAGGACGAGCGTAAGGGCTGCTACTCGAGTGGCGAGACCGTGGCTGGACACGTGCTGCTGGAGGCGGCCGAGCCGGTGGCCCTGCGCGCGCTGCGTCTGGAGGCCCAGGGCCGCGCCACCGCCTCCTGGGGGTCGAGCGCTGGTGCCGCTGCCCCTGCGGCCGCCTCGGAGGTGGAGTACCTCAACGTGTGCCTCAGCCTGCGTGAGCCCCCGGCCG GGGAAGGCATCCTCTTACTACAGCCTGGAAAACATGAATTTCCTTTTAGTTTTCAACTTCCATCTGA ACCTTTGGTAACCTCCTTCACTGGGAAATATGGAAGCATTCAGTACTGTGTGAGAGCGATTTTGGAACGACCCCAGGCACCTGATCAGAGCGTTAAGCGGGAACTCCAGGTCGTCAGTCACATCGATGTCAACACACCAGCGTTGCTA ACCCCTGTATTGAAAACTCAAGAGAAAATGGTTGGCTGTTGGTTTTTCACTTCTGGTCCAGTCTCGCTGAGTGCCAAAATTGAAAGAAAGGGATACTGCAACG gaGAAGCTATTCCGATCTATGCAGAAATAGAGAATTGTTCCTCTCGTCTGATTGTTCCCAAAGCTGCCATTTTCCAGACTCAGACGTACCTGGCCAGCGGGAAGACGAAGACCGTGCGGCTCATGGTGGCCAACGTGCGCGGGAACCACATCGCCTCCGGAAGCACTGACACCTGGAATGGGAAGACCCTCAAGATCCCACCCGTGACCCCGTCCATCCTGGACTGCTGCATCATCCGCGTGCACTACTCCTTAGCC GTATACATTCACATTCCTGGTGCTAAAAAGTTGATGCTTGAGTTGCCGTTAGTGATTGGCACAGTTCCATACAATGGTTTTGGCAGCAGAAACTCCAGCGTTGCCAGCCAGTTCATTATGGATATGAGCTGGTTGACACTGACTCTGCCGGAACAGCCCGAAG cACCACCAAATTATGCAGACGTGGTGTCGGAGGAAGAATTCTCTCAACACGTTCCTCCTTACCCTCAGCCCCCTAACTGTGAGGGAGAGTCATGCTGTCCGATGTTTGCCTGCATCCAGGAATTCCGATTTCAGCCTCCACCACTTTATTCAGAG GTTGATCCACATCCTAGTGATGTAGAGGAGACCCAGCCTGTTTCCTTCATTCTTTGA